Proteins from a single region of Strix aluco isolate bStrAlu1 chromosome 5, bStrAlu1.hap1, whole genome shotgun sequence:
- the SUN2 gene encoding SUN domain-containing protein 2 isoform X1, producing the protein MSRRSQRLVTTRYYPGDDDATTSSSGSSLLEGQQLPFKESTGSRMIRRKSSSTKRLSPAPSTQTSYYSESLMSESYLGGSRGLAALGSSMLDDALDSSTYWGGELSTRRRRGTGDTESSKINGLLESKTYDTYASSSGYSSEDDYAGHFYSGQSSSGSGLRTVASRVGSFLWQVLTSPVRFVGWLFFGLVAAWHHLTSTAPRLGSVPFSRRYPWLKRSLLLLLLLLLLTAAAYGAWYFYPYGLATLSLPTFPWWGAGKLSSSDVSGAGDLTALDQGLWGEHRLLTRLQALEKRFEVLEAEVSQWELQRGAAAVASGGEPPPGDILTLLEGLMSRRDAGLKEHLRTDVTNHLQGELDALRAQVQRDLDGRLGKMAQASQEMEAHLLELNSEWQSSVEGSFQQEVDKLEQEVAALRRELAGLKSDQEVMGKHMEGLLEQLKAVRADVEAQFPAWVSRFLSRSQRDGAAGLVLQREDLQAELQALEHKILAKVLEDRRLSARDAQASIGVALRQGGTAGMTEEQVHLIVDQALKRYSEDRVGMVDYALESAGASVINTRCSETYETRTALLSLFGIPLWYHSQSPRVILQPDVNPGNCWAFRGSQGFAIIRLSSTIRPTAVTLEHIPKALSPQGTIPSAPKDFTVYGLKEEGEEEGRLLGQFTYNHDGDPIQTFYLEGDAVGTYQLVELRVLSNWGHPEYTCIYRFRVHGEPAH; encoded by the exons atgTCCCGCCGCAGCCAGCGCCTCGTCACCACCCGCTATTACCCCGGGGACGACGATGCCACGAccagcagcagcggcagctcTCTGCTGGAGGGCCAACAGCTCCCCTTCAAGGAGAGCACTGGCAG CAGGATGATCAGGAGGAAATCGAGTAGCACGAAGcgcctctcccctgcccccagcacccaaacctcCTACTACAGCGAGTCTCTGATGAGTGAGTCCTACCTGGGGGGCAGCCGGGGCCTTGCCGCCCTGGGCAGCTCTATGCTGGATGATGCCCTGGACAGCAGCACATACTGGG GTGGGGAGCTCTCCACCAGGAGGAGAAGAGGCACCGGGGACACTGAGTCCAGTAAGATCAATGGGCTGCTGGAGAGCAAGACATACGACACCTACGCCTCTTCGTCTGGGTACTCCTCAGAAGATGACTACGCCG GTCACTTCTACTCAGGCCAGAGTAGCTCCGGGTCAGGGCTGAGGACCGTGGCCTCCCGGGTGGGCTCCTTTCTCTGGCAGGTGCTCACCTCCCCCG TTCGGTTCGTGGGGTGGCTGTTCTTCGGGCTAGTGGCTGCCTGGCACCACCTCACCAGCACAGCTCCCCGCCTGGGCAGCGTCCCTTTCTCCAG GCGCTACCCGTGGCTGAAGAGgtccctgcttctgctgctgctcctcctgctcctcactgctgctgcctACG GAGCTTGGTACTTCTACCCGTACGGGCTGGCAACACTTAGCCTCCCCACCTTCCCGTGGTGGGGAGCTGGAAAGCTTTCCTCCTCCGATGTGTCTGGGGCAGGGGACCTGACTGCACTGGACCAG GGGTTGTGGGGGGAGCACCGGCTCCTGACTCGCCTCCAGGCCCTGGAGAAGCGCTTTGAGGTGCTGGAGGCCGAGGTGTCACAGTGGGAGCTGCAGCGGGGGGCAGCAGCAGTGGCGTCAGGGGGAGAGCCGCCCCCAGGGGACATCCTCACGCTGCTGGAGGGGCTGATGAGCCGCCGGGACGCAGGGCTGAAGGAGCATCTCCGCACCGATGTGACCAACCACCTCCAG GGTGAGCTGGATGCCCTCCGAGCCCAGGTGCAGAGGGATTTAGATGGACGCCTGGGGAAGATGGCACAAGCCTCTCAG GAGATGGAGGCGCACTTGCTGGAGCTGAACTCGGAGTGGCAGAG CTCCGTGGAGGGGAGCTTCCAGCAGGAGGTGGACAAGCTGGAGCAGGAGGTGGCAGCATTGAGAAGGGAGCTGGCGGGCCTCAAGTCGGACCAGGAGGTGATGGGGAAGCACATGGAGGGGTTGCTGGAGCAGCTGAAGGCAGTGCGGGCTGAC GTGGAAGCACAGTTCCCAGCATGGGTCAGTCGGTTCCTGTCGCGGTCCCAGCGGGATGGTGCTGCTGGCCTTGTCCTCCAGCGGGAAGACTTGCAAGCAGAGCTTCAGGCCCTGGAGCACAAGATCCTGGCCAAAGTCTTGGAGGACCGAAGGCTGTCGGCACGGGATGCTCAGGCCAGTATTGGAGTGGCCCTGCGGCAAGGGGGGACTGCAGGGATGACAGAGGAG CAAGTACACCTCATCGTGGACCAGGCCCTGAAGCGCTACAGTGAGGACCGTGTGGGGATGGTTGACTACGCCCTGGAGTCAGCAG GGGCCAGCGTCATCAACACCCGCTGCTCGGAGACCTATGAGACACGGACAGCGCTGCTGAGCTTGTTTGGCATCCCCCTGTGGTACCACTCACAGTCCCCCCGTGTCATCCTGCAG CCAGACGTCAACCCCGGGAACTGCTGGGCATTTCGTGGGTCCCAGGGCTTTGCCATCATCCGCCTCTCCAGCACCATCCGCCCCACAGCCGTGACACTGGAGCACATCCCAAAAGCCCTCTCGCCCCAGGGCACCATCCCCAGTGCCCCCAAGGACTTCACTGTTTAT GGCttgaaggaggagggagaagaggagggcCGCCTTCTTGGGCAGTTCACTTACAACCATGATGGTGACCCCATCCAAACATTTTACCTGGAG GGTGATGCTGTGGGCACGTATCAGCTAGTGGAGCTCCGGGTGCTGAGCAATTGGGGCCACCCTGAATACACCTGCATCTACCGCTTCCGCGTGCATGGGGAGCCGGCGCACTGA
- the SUN2 gene encoding SUN domain-containing protein 2 isoform X3, translating to MSRRSQRLVTTRYYPGDDDATTSSSGSSLLEGQQLPFKESTGSRMIRRKSSSTKRLSPAPSTQTSYYSESLMSESYLGGSRGLAALGSSMLDDALDSSTYWGGELSTRRRRGTGDTESSKINGLLESKTYDTYASSSGYSSEDDYAGHFYSGQSSSGSGLRTVASRVGSFLWQVLTSPVRFVGWLFFGLVAAWHHLTSTAPRLGSVPFSRRYPWLKRSLLLLLLLLLLTAAAYGAWYFYPYGLATLSLPTFPWWGAGKLSSSDVSGAGDLTALDQGLWGEHRLLTRLQALEKRFEVLEAEVSQWELQRGAAAVASGGEPPPGDILTLLEGLMSRRDAGLKEHLRTDVTNHLQGELDALRAQVQRDLDGRLGKMAQASQEMEAHLLELNSEWQSSVEGSFQQEVDKLEQEVAALRRELAGLKSDQEVMGKHMEGLLEQLKAVRADVEAQFPAWVSRFLSRSQRDGAAGLVLQREDLQAELQALEHKILAKVLEDRRLSARDAQASIGVALRQGGTAGMTEEQVHLIVDQALKRYSEDRVGMVDYALESAGASVINTRCSETYETRTALLSLFGIPLWYHSQSPRVILQVGTLRARPQ from the exons atgTCCCGCCGCAGCCAGCGCCTCGTCACCACCCGCTATTACCCCGGGGACGACGATGCCACGAccagcagcagcggcagctcTCTGCTGGAGGGCCAACAGCTCCCCTTCAAGGAGAGCACTGGCAG CAGGATGATCAGGAGGAAATCGAGTAGCACGAAGcgcctctcccctgcccccagcacccaaacctcCTACTACAGCGAGTCTCTGATGAGTGAGTCCTACCTGGGGGGCAGCCGGGGCCTTGCCGCCCTGGGCAGCTCTATGCTGGATGATGCCCTGGACAGCAGCACATACTGGG GTGGGGAGCTCTCCACCAGGAGGAGAAGAGGCACCGGGGACACTGAGTCCAGTAAGATCAATGGGCTGCTGGAGAGCAAGACATACGACACCTACGCCTCTTCGTCTGGGTACTCCTCAGAAGATGACTACGCCG GTCACTTCTACTCAGGCCAGAGTAGCTCCGGGTCAGGGCTGAGGACCGTGGCCTCCCGGGTGGGCTCCTTTCTCTGGCAGGTGCTCACCTCCCCCG TTCGGTTCGTGGGGTGGCTGTTCTTCGGGCTAGTGGCTGCCTGGCACCACCTCACCAGCACAGCTCCCCGCCTGGGCAGCGTCCCTTTCTCCAG GCGCTACCCGTGGCTGAAGAGgtccctgcttctgctgctgctcctcctgctcctcactgctgctgcctACG GAGCTTGGTACTTCTACCCGTACGGGCTGGCAACACTTAGCCTCCCCACCTTCCCGTGGTGGGGAGCTGGAAAGCTTTCCTCCTCCGATGTGTCTGGGGCAGGGGACCTGACTGCACTGGACCAG GGGTTGTGGGGGGAGCACCGGCTCCTGACTCGCCTCCAGGCCCTGGAGAAGCGCTTTGAGGTGCTGGAGGCCGAGGTGTCACAGTGGGAGCTGCAGCGGGGGGCAGCAGCAGTGGCGTCAGGGGGAGAGCCGCCCCCAGGGGACATCCTCACGCTGCTGGAGGGGCTGATGAGCCGCCGGGACGCAGGGCTGAAGGAGCATCTCCGCACCGATGTGACCAACCACCTCCAG GGTGAGCTGGATGCCCTCCGAGCCCAGGTGCAGAGGGATTTAGATGGACGCCTGGGGAAGATGGCACAAGCCTCTCAG GAGATGGAGGCGCACTTGCTGGAGCTGAACTCGGAGTGGCAGAG CTCCGTGGAGGGGAGCTTCCAGCAGGAGGTGGACAAGCTGGAGCAGGAGGTGGCAGCATTGAGAAGGGAGCTGGCGGGCCTCAAGTCGGACCAGGAGGTGATGGGGAAGCACATGGAGGGGTTGCTGGAGCAGCTGAAGGCAGTGCGGGCTGAC GTGGAAGCACAGTTCCCAGCATGGGTCAGTCGGTTCCTGTCGCGGTCCCAGCGGGATGGTGCTGCTGGCCTTGTCCTCCAGCGGGAAGACTTGCAAGCAGAGCTTCAGGCCCTGGAGCACAAGATCCTGGCCAAAGTCTTGGAGGACCGAAGGCTGTCGGCACGGGATGCTCAGGCCAGTATTGGAGTGGCCCTGCGGCAAGGGGGGACTGCAGGGATGACAGAGGAG CAAGTACACCTCATCGTGGACCAGGCCCTGAAGCGCTACAGTGAGGACCGTGTGGGGATGGTTGACTACGCCCTGGAGTCAGCAG GGGCCAGCGTCATCAACACCCGCTGCTCGGAGACCTATGAGACACGGACAGCGCTGCTGAGCTTGTTTGGCATCCCCCTGTGGTACCACTCACAGTCCCCCCGTGTCATCCTGCAGGTGGGCACCCTCAGGGCGAGACCCCAATGA
- the SUN2 gene encoding SUN domain-containing protein 2 isoform X2: MSRRSQRLVTTRYYPGDDDATTSSSGSSLLEGQQLPFKESTGRMIRRKSSSTKRLSPAPSTQTSYYSESLMSESYLGGSRGLAALGSSMLDDALDSSTYWGGELSTRRRRGTGDTESSKINGLLESKTYDTYASSSGYSSEDDYAGHFYSGQSSSGSGLRTVASRVGSFLWQVLTSPVRFVGWLFFGLVAAWHHLTSTAPRLGSVPFSRRYPWLKRSLLLLLLLLLLTAAAYGAWYFYPYGLATLSLPTFPWWGAGKLSSSDVSGAGDLTALDQGLWGEHRLLTRLQALEKRFEVLEAEVSQWELQRGAAAVASGGEPPPGDILTLLEGLMSRRDAGLKEHLRTDVTNHLQGELDALRAQVQRDLDGRLGKMAQASQEMEAHLLELNSEWQSSVEGSFQQEVDKLEQEVAALRRELAGLKSDQEVMGKHMEGLLEQLKAVRADVEAQFPAWVSRFLSRSQRDGAAGLVLQREDLQAELQALEHKILAKVLEDRRLSARDAQASIGVALRQGGTAGMTEEQVHLIVDQALKRYSEDRVGMVDYALESAGASVINTRCSETYETRTALLSLFGIPLWYHSQSPRVILQPDVNPGNCWAFRGSQGFAIIRLSSTIRPTAVTLEHIPKALSPQGTIPSAPKDFTVYGLKEEGEEEGRLLGQFTYNHDGDPIQTFYLEGDAVGTYQLVELRVLSNWGHPEYTCIYRFRVHGEPAH; encoded by the exons atgTCCCGCCGCAGCCAGCGCCTCGTCACCACCCGCTATTACCCCGGGGACGACGATGCCACGAccagcagcagcggcagctcTCTGCTGGAGGGCCAACAGCTCCCCTTCAAGGAGAGCACTGGCAG GATGATCAGGAGGAAATCGAGTAGCACGAAGcgcctctcccctgcccccagcacccaaacctcCTACTACAGCGAGTCTCTGATGAGTGAGTCCTACCTGGGGGGCAGCCGGGGCCTTGCCGCCCTGGGCAGCTCTATGCTGGATGATGCCCTGGACAGCAGCACATACTGGG GTGGGGAGCTCTCCACCAGGAGGAGAAGAGGCACCGGGGACACTGAGTCCAGTAAGATCAATGGGCTGCTGGAGAGCAAGACATACGACACCTACGCCTCTTCGTCTGGGTACTCCTCAGAAGATGACTACGCCG GTCACTTCTACTCAGGCCAGAGTAGCTCCGGGTCAGGGCTGAGGACCGTGGCCTCCCGGGTGGGCTCCTTTCTCTGGCAGGTGCTCACCTCCCCCG TTCGGTTCGTGGGGTGGCTGTTCTTCGGGCTAGTGGCTGCCTGGCACCACCTCACCAGCACAGCTCCCCGCCTGGGCAGCGTCCCTTTCTCCAG GCGCTACCCGTGGCTGAAGAGgtccctgcttctgctgctgctcctcctgctcctcactgctgctgcctACG GAGCTTGGTACTTCTACCCGTACGGGCTGGCAACACTTAGCCTCCCCACCTTCCCGTGGTGGGGAGCTGGAAAGCTTTCCTCCTCCGATGTGTCTGGGGCAGGGGACCTGACTGCACTGGACCAG GGGTTGTGGGGGGAGCACCGGCTCCTGACTCGCCTCCAGGCCCTGGAGAAGCGCTTTGAGGTGCTGGAGGCCGAGGTGTCACAGTGGGAGCTGCAGCGGGGGGCAGCAGCAGTGGCGTCAGGGGGAGAGCCGCCCCCAGGGGACATCCTCACGCTGCTGGAGGGGCTGATGAGCCGCCGGGACGCAGGGCTGAAGGAGCATCTCCGCACCGATGTGACCAACCACCTCCAG GGTGAGCTGGATGCCCTCCGAGCCCAGGTGCAGAGGGATTTAGATGGACGCCTGGGGAAGATGGCACAAGCCTCTCAG GAGATGGAGGCGCACTTGCTGGAGCTGAACTCGGAGTGGCAGAG CTCCGTGGAGGGGAGCTTCCAGCAGGAGGTGGACAAGCTGGAGCAGGAGGTGGCAGCATTGAGAAGGGAGCTGGCGGGCCTCAAGTCGGACCAGGAGGTGATGGGGAAGCACATGGAGGGGTTGCTGGAGCAGCTGAAGGCAGTGCGGGCTGAC GTGGAAGCACAGTTCCCAGCATGGGTCAGTCGGTTCCTGTCGCGGTCCCAGCGGGATGGTGCTGCTGGCCTTGTCCTCCAGCGGGAAGACTTGCAAGCAGAGCTTCAGGCCCTGGAGCACAAGATCCTGGCCAAAGTCTTGGAGGACCGAAGGCTGTCGGCACGGGATGCTCAGGCCAGTATTGGAGTGGCCCTGCGGCAAGGGGGGACTGCAGGGATGACAGAGGAG CAAGTACACCTCATCGTGGACCAGGCCCTGAAGCGCTACAGTGAGGACCGTGTGGGGATGGTTGACTACGCCCTGGAGTCAGCAG GGGCCAGCGTCATCAACACCCGCTGCTCGGAGACCTATGAGACACGGACAGCGCTGCTGAGCTTGTTTGGCATCCCCCTGTGGTACCACTCACAGTCCCCCCGTGTCATCCTGCAG CCAGACGTCAACCCCGGGAACTGCTGGGCATTTCGTGGGTCCCAGGGCTTTGCCATCATCCGCCTCTCCAGCACCATCCGCCCCACAGCCGTGACACTGGAGCACATCCCAAAAGCCCTCTCGCCCCAGGGCACCATCCCCAGTGCCCCCAAGGACTTCACTGTTTAT GGCttgaaggaggagggagaagaggagggcCGCCTTCTTGGGCAGTTCACTTACAACCATGATGGTGACCCCATCCAAACATTTTACCTGGAG GGTGATGCTGTGGGCACGTATCAGCTAGTGGAGCTCCGGGTGCTGAGCAATTGGGGCCACCCTGAATACACCTGCATCTACCGCTTCCGCGTGCATGGGGAGCCGGCGCACTGA